The nucleotide sequence atacagccatagtatacacagccataGTACAGACAGTCATAGTACAGACAGCCGTAGTACAGACAGTCGTAGTACAGACAGCCGTAGTACAGACAGTCGTAGTACAGACAGCCGTAGTACAGACAGTCGTAGTACAGACAGCCGTAGTACAGACAGCCGTAGTTGTAGTCATATAGGGAAGACATAATGCTCAGCCCCCAGTCTGCTGGTGTATGACTCGTCTAAACTTGACTCTCTAGAGTATTGGGAATCTGGGGACACCCTAATCTGACATCATAGACAGGTCAAACACAGACTAAAGTGGGCATGACTGGTGCCCGTGTGCAGCATGAGAGAGAGTATGAAACAGGATATGGGACAGAAATAGCGGCTTTTGCTCTGGGATTTCTGCCTCTGCTAGTTTCAATGCTGGAAGTATCAGGCTCCTCAGCCGTGACGCAGACACACGCAAACAGAATGAACCATAAACCATGAAACCTGAGCTGCTGGTATGACATCTAATTGTTGAGCTGTATGGGATGAATGGAAGGCAAAGCCACGGTGGTATTCCTCAGCACATCGTGTCCAGTGTTATGTCCTGGGAGGCACCTCATCAGAACCGTCCGCACACCGTGTCCAGTGTTATGTCCTGGGAGGCACCTCATCAGAACCGTCCGCACACCGTGTCCAGTGTTATGTCCTGGGTAGCACCTCATCAGAACCGTCCGCACACCGTGTCCAGTGTTATGTCCTGGGTAGCACCTCATCAGAACCGTCCGCACACCGTGTCCAGTGTTATGTCCTGGGTAGCACCTCATCAGAACCGTCCGCACACCGTGTCCAGTGTTATGTCCTGGGTAGCACCTCATCAGAACCGTCCAGCGTGTATCCCTCAGCACACCGTGTCCAGTGTTATGTCCTGGGTAGCACCTCATCAGAACCTTCCGGTGTGTATCCCTCCGCACACCGTGTCCAGTGTTATGTCCTGGGTAGCACCTCATCAGAACCTTCCGGTGTGTATCCCTCCGCACACCGTGTCCAGTGTTATGTCCTGGGTAGCACCTCATCAGAACCTTCCGGTGTGTATCTCTCAGCACACCGTGTCCAGTGTTATGTCCTGGGTAGCACCTCATCAGAACCTTCCGGTCTGTATCTCTCAGCACACCGTGTCCAGTGTTATGTCCTGGGTAGCACCTCATCAGAACCTTCCGGTGTGTATCTCTCAGCACACCGTGTCCAGTGTTATGTCCTGGGAGGCACCTCATCAGAACCTTCCGGTGTGTATCTCTCAGCACACCGTGTCCAGTGTTATGTCCTGGGTAGCACCTCATCAGAACCTTCCGGTGTGTATCTCTCAGCACACCGTGTCCAGTGTTATGTCCTGGGAGGCACCTCATCAGAACCTTCCGGTGTGTATCTCTCAGCACACCGTGTCCAGTGTTATGTCCTGGGAGGCACCTCATCAGAACCTTCCGGTGTGTATCTCTCAGCACACCGTGTCCAGTGTTATGTCCTGGGTAGCACCTCATCAGAACCTTCCGGTGGTGGACCTAGCAGGAGACCCTAGAGACCAGTGGTGTCCTCCTGTCCATCCACCTCTGGATGTCTGTTCTCTAATAGAAGTGTACAGGCCTGATAAACATGACGGCAGGGTCGTGAAACTCCTTTATAATTAGGGAGGATGAAATATGATGGGACGATGGCATCACGCCAACCAAGACAAGTGTGTCCTGTCCAGGTTTAGATCAGAGATGTGTGTTCTCATACTCATCAGACTGAGGAGGACAGTATTTCAGGCCAAGTGAACCTAAGCAAACCAAGACAAGTGTGTCCTGTCCAGGGTTAGATCAGAGCTGTATGTTCTCATACTCATCAGACTGAGGAGGACAGTATTTCAGGCCAAGTGAACCTAAGCAAACCAAGACAAGTGTGTCCTGTCCAGGGTTAGATCAGAGCTGTATGTTCTCATTACTCATCAGACTGAGGAGGACAGTATTTCAGGCCAAGTGAACCTAAGCCAACCAAGAGAGGCCACGGCCAGATCTCCACTGGGGCAGAAACCATAAACATAGGAGAGAAGGCGGGGCTGGATGAGACACACAGGGGTTTAGAGTAGGCCTATAGGAACATCATCTGAAAACAGGAACTACTGTGATATAAACAACACCATCAGGCAACGACAAATACTTTGAGAGAACAGCAACCAGCTGTGACATTTCCTCTGAATTAGCCTACACTGACAAGTCAGGTGTTTGATGATGCCATTTTCATAACTTAAAGTCGTGCGATCGTCTGAGGGAAATGAGATGCTGCCAAACGCAGTGATTATGACAGCACCTCCATGGACTGCGCCGTCTGTCAATACACTTATCAACATCATAATCCTACAACAGATAACCACTCTGGGACTTTAATGTTACATTAGATCTATTACATAAATGGTGATGTCACTATGCTATTATTACCCCTAATAAAACACTGTGGACGTCGCTATATATTGACTTATTTGCCAAGTTGTATACGTAAACATGTCCTAGAAAGTGTCATTGTTGTACAAGCAGGCAGCTGCTGTAGCCTATAATTATTATGCtaatagcaacaacaaaaaagtcttGCGACATCTGGCAAATTGTAGCTGTAGATCTGTTGAGGCTGGCTACCTGTACTCTACAACTTCCACGTCCACGTCCCCCTCTGCGCTCTCGTTGTTTAACTCCACCGCATGTCGCCGGTGAAGATGTTGCGGTCCGGGCGGCAGGAAAGTGGACAGGAGATAGAGGTATAACGTTGCCGCTCCTACCACAGATAATAAACCCGAAATTGAGCCCATTGCTACGCGCTACACCGACCTCCTTATCAGAAAGGCTTGTTCGGTGACCGACTCCCGGTGTCGGTGTTGAGAAGTGAACGTCACAGAATAACGTCTGACAGTTGCCCTGTGGTCCTGGAATGCTTCCAACTATGTCCACTAGAGGGCAGCCTCGTGTTCTCTGGTGGTCAAGTACCAGACTAGACTATTGAGGATCGTTGTCTGGACCTTGAGGTTATAAACTACAGTTGTCTCTCTTTACACCAAAATCTGTTTTTAGGCAACAAGCTTGTTTCTCTGCACTACAACAGACATTGATGAAGGTATTATCTGGTTTCTCTGCACTACAACAGACATTGATGAAGGTATTATCTGGTTTCTCTGCACTACAACAGACATTGATGAAGGTATTATCTGGTTTCTCTGCACTACAACAGACATTGATGAAGGTATTATCTGGTTTCTCTGCACTACAACAGACATTGATGAAGGTATTATCTGGTTTCTCTGCACTACAACAGACATTGATGAAGGTATTATCTGGTTTCTCTGCACTACAACAGACATTGATGAAGGTATTATCTGGTTTCTCTGCACTACAACAGACATTGATGAAGGTATTATCTGGTTTCTCTGCACTACAACAGCTGGGTTATGATGAAGATATTATCTGGTTTCTCTGCACTACAACAGCTGGTGTAGGATGAAGGTTTTATCTTGTTTCTCTGCACTACAACAGCTGGTGTATGATGAAGGTATCATTACATTGTTAATAATgtattacaacactacaacaccaagATGTGAAACTGAGTGAAGTTACACTCAGCCACCAGTAGAGGGCAGGCTCATGTACATTACAACATGTGCTTATAGCTTACAGAAACGTACCACCTCTATTGCGAATGCAGATACACTGATTCACC is from Oncorhynchus keta strain PuntledgeMale-10-30-2019 unplaced genomic scaffold, Oket_V2 Un_contig_4117_pilon_pilon, whole genome shotgun sequence and encodes:
- the LOC127924501 gene encoding uncharacterized protein LOC127924501, encoding MRCYPGHNTGHGVLRDTHRKVLMRCLPGHNTGHGVLRDTHRKVLMRCLPGHNTGHGVLRDTHRKVLMRCYPGHNTGHGVLRDTHRKVLMRCLPGHNTGHGVLRDTHRKVLMRCYPGHNTGHGVLRDTHRKVLMRCYPGHNTGHGVRRDTHRKVLMRCYPGHNTGHGVRRDTHRKVLMRCYPGHNTGHGVLRDTRWTVLMRCYPGHNTGHGVRTVLMRCYPGHNTGHGVRTVLMRCYPGHNTGHGVRTVLMRCYPGHNTGHGVRTVLMRCLPGHNTGHGVRTVLMRCLPGHNTGHDVLRNTTVALPSIHPIQLNN